The following nucleotide sequence is from Trifolium pratense cultivar HEN17-A07 linkage group LG2, ARS_RC_1.1, whole genome shotgun sequence.
GTTTCTTCTCCGCGGTTCTAATTAGAGGCGGCCGAGCACATAGTATCTCAAATAAAACCACACCAAACGAGTACACGTCAGATTTCTCTGTTAAACGCTGTCGTTTATAATACTCAGGATCTAAATACCCAACACTCCCTTTAACAACGGTGCTAACATGGGCCTTAGTAATACCTGTAGGCCCAATTCTCGAAAGCCCAAAATCAGAAACCTTAGCCTTCCATTTCTCATCTAACAGAATATTCGTCGTTTTCACATCACGGTGAATGATCGTGTGTTTTGCACCTGTATGAAGGTAATGTAACCCACGTGCTGCACCTATTGAAATCTGCAATCGTTGTTTCCATGATAAAGCAGGATTCTCCGTGTTGTAGAGATGATCACGTAAAGTTCCACGTTCCATGTAATCATAAACAATGATCATTTCATTATTCTCGTTGCAGTAACCGATTAAAGAAACGAGGTGAAGGTGACGAAGCTTCGAGAGCATGTCAATCTCGTTGATGAACTCATTTTCACCTTGTTGTGAACCCGGTTTAAGTCTCTTAATCGCAACCGGTGTGGCACCATTGTCGATGTAGCCTTTGTACACGTGGCCGAATCCTCCTACACCAACAATGAAAAGTTCATCAAAGTTGTTCGTGGCAGCACGTATCTCTAGGAGAGAAAAACTACGACAGAGATCTGACGGCAGTGAGTTTTGTGTGTTGCTTGATTTCGTTGTTGAAAATGAAAGTGGACCCCACTTCGATGTCGCAGAAGACTTTGATACTTTTGTTGTTGTAGCCATTTCCCCTTTGGTTTTCCTTTTACTTCTAAAAACGAAGAAAACGACAATGAAAACTAAGATGACGCCAAATACAGCTCCCAAAACGACACCAACTAGTGTCGTTCCACTTatgcttttctttttattttgaccTGCATTCGGGTTATTTGGATTCTGAATCGGATCTGGGTTGGGTCCAGCTAGATTCTTCAAACTGTAATCACTGATCTTGAAAATTTCAAGTCCATTTAAAAATGGATCACTGTATACAGTTTCTCGTGTATTATTACTAAGAGGATGCATTTGAAGAGAGAGGTTAACTTTTTTGTTACCGTTGTTATTACTCTTTGGAATTGAAATGGCGTAGTTTCGTTGCACAGCAACTCCTTTTTTATTTAGGGTCCATTTCATAACATCAGCTTGTTGTTCCGCCACGTTTCCTTGTAAATAGATGGTAAACACTCTATCACCCGTGTTAGTTATGTCGGGGTCGAGTTCACAGAAGTGGAGCCTGATCAAGTAATAGAATCCATAATCAACAGGGAATACCCAAGTCAGGTTTAAGAGTTGGTTGAGAGTGGAATTTGTGCCTAAGTCACGTGATGATTTGAAGAGTTCTTTTGGTGCCACGTAATCGGGGGTTACAGTGATATTACTCGTACGTGTTACATCTCCTGAGACGAAGTCACGTGCTGTTGGAGTTTTTAAATAGTCTGTGTCATTGGTGTTCCAGCTTCTGAGCATGCCTGTGTCTTGAATGTCTGGTGCGTTTGGTTGCACTCCAACTTTGATCCTGTAATCTGCAATGATGTTACCATAAATTaagaatgtgttttttttttaatacattataTTTGATAGAATTAGTATGATTTTTTAGAAatgcaaaaacaaaacaaaacaatgcaACAAATTGTTTACATAATGGCATTAGGTATGTACTTCTAACTGCATCAaagttaaatttaaattatggtTACCAAGATGGTGATAGTATTGGTGTTGCAAGAGTCGGTAACATATATGTTCGGTTTTTGGAGTTATTTATTTAGGAGACAGTTTAATATCATCAAGAATTGTTTCTATCCAGAATCGAACTCGGCTTCCTCCGAACAATTTGTCCTAGGAAGAGCTCGTTAAACACTTAAACCTAATGTCTTGGTTAGTCTATAATTGTTCTTACCATACCAATAGTATAACCAGAATCTGATATAAAACTTGTTTAAAATTCTTTTAAGTGAGACACTAAGAACTAACCATTCATCCACTTAATTGAGGAATCCATAACCCTGACTTTATTATAGGATCAATATTcaattataaaatttggaaGATACACACATTCCCCCAATAGGATATTTGTTAACTTGAAGTTGACTAAAAAACATAGCTGAATGCTTTCACTATTACTCCGTGGCGGAGccagaaaatttataaagtctgggcaaaatctcaattttgcaCTGAAAAAACTCAGTTTTGAACAAAAATATCTCCGTTTTGCCTTAAACTAACCCCTAAGAATCTCAATTTTGTCCAAAACTATCCcctcaaatatcaatttttttataccaGAGCCTGGGTAAGAGTCCGGGATGGCCGAACTGTAGATCCGCCCATATTAATCATCTATTGTATTTTATTAACCACGAATTTGAGCGTAAATATCAAATTACCAGCAATTTACAAGTATCCAAATTTATAAATACTAGTTggaacatttttctaaaaaaacttGATATCTAGCATAAAGACGGACTAATTTGAGGATCTAATACTACTGTCCCTGCATGGACTAAACCACCAAAATTGGCACCAGACAGAATCAAATCCAAGACTTTGAAAAGAGCATATTTCAAGGTCGCAAGCTAACACTACTGCGCCAAAGTAAAAAGAGACTAGTATAAAGACTATAAGTTAACATGAATGTTACCTGTTTCTAGTGCAACGGTTGTTGGAATAGTATATGCAGGTGTGATAGTGGTCCCCACAAGTGAAATTCCAGGATCAGTGGGTGCTGTATAATAGAGATCACTAGGCATAGATAAGACTTCAATTCCATTAATGAAAGCATAGTTATTAGAATTTCCAGTACTTGGAATGAAACTCAAATCAAGCCTTTGATCATCACCAACGTTAATAACATATTCTTTCAATAAAGTATCAACACCTTCGACATCAGCGTTTAATGAAGCATTAAAATCCTTAAGAAGTGTGAAACCGTTGGAAATAACAGTGAAAGAAGCGTCGTGACGGTTAAAACCGTTGGTATAAGTAGAAGGGTAGAAAAAAAGACGGAGGAATTTAGGACCTGTAGTGACGGGAAAAGAGTAGTTGAATATTGTGTGTGATAAACGTGCTGTTGAATATGGGATTTTGTTGGTTGAAgatttttgtgttgttgttgggTTGTTTTGAGATGATGATGACAAAAGTTTTGAGCTTGTGTCTCCTGTCCATATTCTTTGTCCGTCGGTAGAGTTTCCTTCTGTGCCACAACTGAGGGTAAAAAGGTCAATTGGGACGTATGCTTGAAGGCTATGGAGGGAAATGGAAAAGTAGATGAGAGTGGTGATGAAGGTTTTGAAGTTGATTAAtggtttcatttttaatttttttttggtgatgaGAGTGTGTGTGTGGTGTGGAAGTTGAAGGGTGTGTGTGAGTTTGTGGAATAGTGAAAGAGTGAAGAAGGAAGAAGAGTTTGGTTTTGTGATGATGATAAGGATTTTGGGTTGAGAGAGTTGATTTGTGGTGTGTTGAGAACGTAGAGAAAAGGGAAAGTTCTTGGGACTtgctaataaaaaattgaagatgatTGCAATTAGCTCATTAGTATATTTCTTTGACTTGTTCaactttgaaaatgaaaaaaattactactactactttaaatatggttaaataaatttgtcaaaagaaaaatatggttaaataaatttttggttatataaatatatactccctccgtcccaaaatataagactcGGTTGACTACTGCACGTAcgtcaatgcataattttgatcactaatatatttaattgtctatttgtaaaaattataaaaatttgatattttgaaagtactcatcaaaacaaatcaaacaatatctcaTATGTTAATGTTTACATctatatgttattaaaaaaatacggtcaaaataaaatatatgaataatatatttagtcaaagtggctcttatatatatatatatatatatatatatatatatatatatatatatatatatatatatatatatatatatattaggacggaggaagtagtttttaatctttttaaatttttttcttcaaaccaTATATGCTCATGTGGCACCAAATAGATTGAGAGTCTCAAAGTGAAATGAAGAATATctttattataacaaaaaatttactttttagttttacagaatgtttgatatatttagtttaaatacttcaaatatgaatttaaaaattaaataattttaaaatttaatataaagtaaatatcaatatcaatatgaatttaaaaattaaaataagttttgttaatttctttGACTTGTTCAACTTTGAAAAGTAGAACCATGGTGCTAtgaatgagacacaagaaagcaAAAGGTCAATGTTTTTGCTCCGTATGTATTATGATATGAATAAACAACTTGCAAGtaatatttcaaatattttattttctttacaaATGAATGagaagaacaaaataaaaaaacatttgatgTGATTTGGGCTTTGACGTATTGTGAAAATAGCAAGCTGTCATTAGTATACTTGTTAAgaatatttgaattttcttttttttttttgggttgatgaatatttgaattttctattctctttaaaaatgaattaccgtttaacattattaatttattatttatactttaCCATATCCTTCTTTTGTGAGAAAATAGGAACAGAGCAGACATGGTTTTGAGTCTAAGTGAGGATAAATGTCACAAGCAATAATACAAATACAAAATTCTAATCACTTCCCACAAATATGCATTAATGAAATATTttctccatttttattttttttttattgtcaagtagcctaatggcAAGACTCACatatttaaatgtggagaaacgTGGAAtccgggattcgaaccccgaccactccaataatatctctagtagctaccatttgagctcTCTATTTAgacattttcaaatttcaaaccaaaGAATCGACTCTAAAACTTATTTTGGTCCAGCTGCATAGATATAGGGAATATACAACTAATATAAATGGTTGATACATATGATATTTGATAATCTCTAAACTTAAAATTAGAATGATAAAGCGGTAGAAGTCACGGTGCTTAGATTTTGGTTAGTTATATAgtttattgttgttgatgattgaACCTTGTTAAAAGAGATGGTGATATCTACACGCTTTCTCATGGCCAAATCAAAAAGCATTGTAAAATAGGGGTATTAGGACAGGATGTTGCATACCTTAAGCAGTCTTCTGATCGActttatataagaaaagaatTATGCTTGTAAAGATCTAGAATATTCATCTGTCCCATGTGAATATGGGATTGTGACAGGTGTTGTCTAATGGCACGATAATTATACCAGATGGTCCACATGTCCCTACTGAGCGGTATTCATCTGTAATCAAGATGTCATAATCATATAGTCTGCTTTATTTATTCATGATTCCGATGACCTGATTAACACGCGGATGGACTCTTACGAAACAGTACGTCAGTTTGTAATATTAGGATATTGAGTTTgtaatattagaaaaattacaGCACAACTAGACGCAGAGTAGGAACTCCATTAACATCAGCAAAAAGCATGTGACTACTTTGACTCAGACATATATCAATTAAACGCCAAGGAATTTCACTAACGCACTCCATATTTCCTAAAACATTTGCACAACAATTAACTTTACAGTAGAAATGACAAAAACTTCAACTTCCCAACCCAActcaattaatttttgaattttataatttaaccaCCATCTCACTacacttttaattttgattagatagaTTTTAAGTTAACTAGTTTTGATTAAAAGTttgtttgataattttttttttaagatttaaagTACATCTggctaatttaattttttttttaagatttaaagTACATttggctaattttttttttatgatttaacGTACATTTTTGTTTGATAATTTAATGCGTTGACGTCATACTTTTGTCTTGTAATATTTATCTTCTTACTATCTTTGAATTCTTGTGGTGTGCCAATCATACTTTTGTTCCAAAAAAAACTTACAATAAGAATAACTGAATATTTTTTGTGGACGTACTTTATCATTTCGTGAGTACGTAGAACATTTCTACAactttgtttgtcaaaaaaaacaatCGCAACTTTTAAGTCAAGCAGCTTTATGTTTACTATGGAAATGAAGATCGAATATAAAATTTTTAGCAtactatttaaatattttattattagacTAAATTTAGTAGCTTAAGTCCAATAGTTGTATAAATAGttctagaattttttttaaaaataaaataaacttgaTTCATTTGAATGTtaaaataacaatatataattaagaGATGAAGATAATTAGATACTCACTataaatacatataaaattttcaCAAATAATATAGCgttaacaaatttaaattttaacatgCACACTAAATTCTTTAATATATGACCAAATGTAAGTCGTAATTCAAGATCAACTGTTTTTAATGTCATTCAACTCcggataaaatatattttcatattttcgTACAAAAAATCGACTACATATGGTCTTTAAGATGACCAATTATGTCACATATTGTGAGAAAATTGATCTTAGTGATAGCCACCATAAATTTCTTACTCAAAGTATACTACATATCCAGATTTGTATATCATTGGTTAAACTTGTGGTGAGTCCAAATTGATTTGTCactttaaacaaaacaaacaccgcactaagatggaaaaataaaaaaataaaaaacatctcacaaaacaacaaaacaaaataaagatgCACTTAAGCaacaaaattgataaaaaaatgagtGTTACTAAGAATATTAGAAAAAGACTCAAAATCACTCCTCCCTGTTCTAGGAATTTCGTGACAAATGATATGTGGGCTTGGTATTGAAGGAAACTTTGAGTTTTTAGGCCAATTCTACAAGATAGAGTAGTACACTCACATACAAAGATTTGtggaatttttttattctacccctacatttatctctttacctcatattttttttctacttaaGTCAAAAGCATGCAGCTCATATGCCACATATAATGCCCACTCTATTCACTTCTTGCTTAAGATAACGTGCAATGGaagttattatcaaaatatCTTTATAGGATCAATCTCATCATTTAAACCATCTTATTAGTGATGATCATAAGagataaatgtaattttaacataccagcacaTTTTTGATGCAGttttaacataccaacacacttttaacataccagcacTTTAATTAACATATCAGCACACTTTTAACATACATGCACATTTTAATTAACACACCAGCACACTTTTAACATATCTGCACACTTTAAATAACATACCAACACATttttaacataccaacacactTTAATATAAGGGTAGAATGAGAATATGTTAAAATATGATGGggtaaaaagataaatataggggtagaaaaaaaaattcagaatttGTGCAATCATGCATGATGTATCCCATTACTCAGCAAAGTATGTTTTAGTttagttaataataattaagtttGGTTGAAGAAACTCATATCCTATGAGTAGGAATTGTATTGCTTATGACTTGTTTACTACTTCTATAGGTTGAATAGACTATAGttttttactgtaaaaaaataaaatcgatGTTAGTATCTGATGCTATTCAATTTGAGTAGAGACCATGCTTCAAATTTAGAGAGAAAATTTAGGACtacaaaggaacttcagtacatTTTTCATAGATTCTAATCATGAGACAATATGATGCTTATATAAGTTAGTACATACTCATAGTAAGACTTAGACAACTACAATAACTACACAATATCATTGCTCAGTAAATAACAAACTAATACTGTAGAATATAATATGCTTAAAATATTATCCgcataaaatagaaatttaacacAGATAAAGGTAAGACTCTTTAAAAAAGAACACGGATAAATGTAAGACaaatttaagatgtaacaccaTGTTTTCATATAAGTGCTAATAACActtaaattcataaaatttgACAAACTTTTGAAACTTGACCTCTTCCAAACTTCAATTCAATTATTAAATCTATTtttaagaatgaaaaaaaaatgaaattgaaccAACAAGAGtgttaaatttagttttttttagaaagaaaaaaagaaattgaaccAACATGAGTGATGGGCCTAAAACAAGGGCCTGAATGAGccttctctattttcatatgtTTACATGATCCCAGATTTCTTTTTTCGTGCAGGTAATttcggaattttttttttgaatttttttttttagtgtaaattttagtACAACTACAACTTACACTAAAAAAACttcgaaaaatatttttcaattttttttgcgtTTTTTGCAACAAATAATTATCCTCATAAGTCTCAATCTCAAGTGACATTCACCCCCTTGTCTTAAAATGCATTGCAAACAATTTGGTACTCCTTTATATTGTCATTGGCCTAACATGTACATCATTGGGCATTTGGGCGTTGTTGGTGAATTCCTATAGACTTCTATTTAATATAttcttatttgaaaaaaataacatcaaaCTACCTtcttttgaaataaatataCCAAATTACTCTACTTTTAACTTCCTTATTTATTTTCCCCAACAGAAGTACAATGTATCTACTGTGTTTGGTTATAAAGTGAATATAATTCCTCATCACATGTATTATTATTGACCCCAACCTAAACTAAACCTAACCCATATTATTTAATGGACTTATTCAAAAAGCCATGGCCATGTGTTGTGTTAGAGTCAAGTATAAGCAAAATGGATCATTTTGTACTTATTTTCTCTTCAAGATGACGCATCAAAATAAAGTACAAAATTCAACAGCACCATATTGGGTAAGGCAAGGCAAGCACCAATCATAATATCTTAACTTCCTATGCAGTACGGTGGCATTTACAATGCACAAACTTTATAAGATAATTGTTgaccattagatcaaataagGAACATATTTTTAGCATGGTCTGTTAGTATCAAATCTAACACCTATCATTcacttttcttcatcttcttctctcttctccTTCTTTATGTTCATCATCATCTATACATAGAAAAATTCCAGAAAATGAAAAATCTAAATCTAAAATTTTTCATTCCCTTAaacaaaacccaaaaaactcgtaaacatagaaaataaaaaatgaatgaaattttgGATCTTTATGAAGCAAATTCTTGAAAATTAAACCCATGAGAAAACAcaatttataaatattgaaaTGAAAACCTCATATGGAAGAACTCAAATTGAATCCTCAGACTCATGAAATAATTCTCCTTCCACTGTCTGTGATTTTTCTTTCACAAATttcgtttttcttttttcagaaATTTAGTTTGATAATATTGaagttgtttattttaataGCAAGGAAGAACCCAGAAGTTGTTTATTGTTGACATATCTACTAGTAATCTAAGAAAGTAAGATGATCTTTAAAAACCCTTTTTGCCCTtaagtctaattttttttcgtttttggttGCTCCTTCAATTGGGGGTAAAATGGTATTATTTTGATGAAAGTTCTCTCATTCATCTAAGCCAAATTTTGCCTTAATGACTATTTCGCCCTTTGTTATTATGAATACGAATTCAATGTTTAAGGGCAACATCCTCACCAATTTGGTCATTTCCGGATATTGTTTCACATTTTCCAACCAAAATTTGAACCACAAAGTCAAGTTGTCCAATCAGAACAGATTTTTCTCCAAAAGAACACTCCTTCTCCCTCCACTTTCTCAAacgaaaaaaatttggaaagcATTCTTCATCCAAAATCTCAAAAGCTCTATTTTTCTTTCGTTCTTTGTAGACCTGTTCCGATGGAGGGGATTAAAAAGGTAAATGAAATGTTGAAATCATTCCTTCTATTTATTCTGTTGGTTTTCGATGTAGTCATGAAGAAAAATAACtaatcattttttgttttaatttatagAAATCAAAGCTTGGATCTACTACCTTGGAGGTAGGAAAAAAGGTTAAgatcttttaaaatcctttatTGTACTTgaaacttaatttttttctgGTTTTGATggatattttgattttgttggtAGCTGGTTTCTGTGTAGTATGTTTCAATGTTTGTTAAGGTTACAATTAGTTGAGTAGTTTTGTTAAGTATTTGTTATTTGTTCAATGTGTTTCATCTGTTTTTGTTAAGTAAGTATTATTTGTTAGAGAGTTAACTTTAATCTTTAACTGATCAATATTTGTGTAAATATTATCTAGAAAACTCAGGTTTCTCAGATTGATGGAGGATCTAAGGTAAATATATAGTTTGGAagcataaattattatttgtacAACTGgtctttataaaatttaaaaactggATTTTTCGTATCCTCAAAATAGTTATTATTCTACTGCAGAAAACTCAGGTTTCTCAGATTGACGGAGGATCTAAGGTAAATATATCTTTTGGAAGCATAACTTATTATTTGTACATCTGGTCTTTACCACATATGAAAACTTTATTGTGCGCATGCTCAAAATAGTAATTATTATACTGCAGAAATCTCAGGTTGCTCATATTGACGGAGTAACTAAGGTACACATGTATTGTTTATGTGGTTTTGGACTAATTtgtctgttttatatttttatgctGATATATTAAAAATACTTTATGATGTACTGCAGAAAACTGAAATTGGGGGTAATGATGGAGGAACTAAGGTAAATTTGTTCTTATGAATGCATAACATAATATCAATAGATCtggtttttattaatttatggtcaaaaacttattttatttattgaatatatcTGTTTTGAATCAGGTGGATGATGTAAATAAGGTACACATCTCTTTCTCTGctgcataaaattaaaatttgtactttattatatttatgcTTAAGATTGTTTATAATATACTGCAGAAATCTCAGGTTACTCAGAGGGAGGATGGAACTAAGGTATACATCTCTTGAGTGGAGTACATAATATTcagtcattttgtttttgtcaaatcGCTGAACTTTAGTGTATAAGAACACTTTTTAACAATTGAATATGCTTTCTAACTTGAGGAATAACgtataatttattcattttggcTGGTTTTTTCAGGAAAATAATACTGCTGAAGCTGTAGAAAGTCAAGAGGTACTGCTATTAGGCTTATTAAACCTAGAGTTTGTACTGCTATTGTATCTATTTATGCTAAAGTACGTTGATAATGAATGGCAGGCATGCAAAGTTACAGAAATGGAAGAAGGCTCTAAGGTGTGGTTATTTTCCTTTAAAATGTCATTAAATAGGCAAAATCAGAAAATATATTGTTATAATTTTACAGTATATATGTGTAGGAAACAAATTATATTGAGTATGATTATGATTCTATTAAAGATATCACTAAGAAGAAAGAAATTTGGAGACTAGGAGTGATTTTGGATGATATGTGGATTGTGTCCAAAGGAGAAAATGATGTGACCTTGGAAATGTTGCTAAGGGATTTAAAGGTACCTTATAACCTATATAATCAAGGTCCTGCATCTGAATaaatgtttattattattttgattcatATATGACAATTGCCTTTAAAATATTGCAGGGATACACAATCCAAGCTACTGTGATGACTGACGACATTGTAAAGTGGAAAGATGAACTAACACCTGGAAATACATATTATATGCGAAACTTTAAAGTCGGAGACAATGATGCACAGTATAAAATGACTCCCCACAAATTTCGCTTAACATTTGTTGGTGCAACAAGAGTTAATGCAGTTGAAATTCCTGGAATtccaaaaacacatttttattttaaggacTTTGAAGAGATATCTAATGGGAAGTTTCGCACTGATATGTTAGTTGGTAAGAGAATATATTAATACTTAATTTGTTTGAATCTGCAAATCTATAATTCTGAAACATAATGGcgaaattaatttaatatctaTAAAGGTTAATATAGGAGTTGTTAATATAAAGGTGAATCATATAATATCTATTTTCTGTTTTAGATACTATAGGAGTTGTTAACTCTATTGGGAAGACTGTTATTGCCACTACAACAAGGAAAGCTAACATTGCTTTTACCATCAAAGATCTACGGTATGATTTTTTTCAGCTGTTATCTCAATACTGAATTTTACGAACAATGATATTTGATCAGTAAAGATTTTATTATTTCAGTGATAAGGAACTTGATTGTACTTTGTGGGATACTTTATCTGAACAATTTTTCAATGGTTACAACCAACAATCCAACAATGGTCCTGTTGTCATTATTTTGCGACATGTCCGAATCAGGGAAGCTCAAGGTTTGTCATGTATAACAAAATGTTTTATGAACCCTATCACTTTGTCAATTAGCCATATTGGTGTCTTTTTTACAATTAAGATTATGTTTTTGATTTTAGGACAATATCCACTGCAACTCACAAATGTGTGGAATGGAACCAAGATTCTATTTGATCCATCAATTcctgaaattgaaaatttcCGTCGCAggttgtttataatattattacaTCCCCTTCATATATTTCTGATATTGGATGTGATATACTAATATAGTTTGCATATACAGTTTGCCCAATGACAACATCTATCCgtctcaaaacattactttttCAAATTCTACACAATTCTACACCCAAAGTTATGGTGGATCTCAATACAATTCTGATGAAACCTTCATGAATCATGCCCATGTTCTTTCATTGGGAGCTATGAAAAAACTTAAAAAGGTATCATTCCACAAGTCTGCATATTTTACATTAGGTTATTCTTTATGAAGTTTAACGAACTATGTAATCATTTTACCGGTTATCATATCTGCAGGAGACATATTGTGTCACGGTTGTTACCACTTCACACATTAGAGTTTCTAATGGAGGTTGGTTTTTCTATGGTTGTCATGATGGTGAGAACGACTGCTCTTTAAAATGCGAGGGAAGTGAACTCCCATTTGTATGTCGAAAGTCACACTTCACAACTGATCCTCTAATCAAGTATTAGTTTCTAAGTTCCTCAGgttaataataaatttgttcatattttcgttattggtttttatggtttaacTATGTCACTTTTCACTATTAGGTACAAGTTGGATGTTGAAGTATATGATGGTGATGATACAGCCAAGTTTGTTTTTTGGGACAGTACTCTTAACGAATTGGTTGGCCTCAATGCAAAGACTTTACTTGATCACGAAAAGAAGGTTACTCAATTTATCAATACTTTTAATAACTATGTTAAGTTACCATTCATCGTGTctgatcatatttttatattacttA
It contains:
- the LOC123909747 gene encoding uncharacterized protein LOC123909747 isoform X2; the encoded protein is MEGIKKKSKLGSTTLEVGKKKTQVSQIDGGSKKTQVSQIDGGSKKSQVAHIDGVTKKTEIGGNDGGTKVDDVNKKSQVTQREDGTKENNTAEAVESQEACKVTEMEEGSKETNYIEYDYDSIKDITKKKEIWRLGVILDDMWIVSKGENDVTLEMLLRDLKGYTIQATVMTDDIVKWKDELTPGNTYYMRNFKVGDNDAQYKMTPHKFRLTFVGATRVNAVEIPGIPKTHFYFKDFEEISNGKFRTDMLVGVVNSIGKTVIATTTRKANIAFTIKDLRDKELDCTLWDTLSEQFFNGYNQQSNNGPVVIILRHVRIREAQGQYPLQLTNVWNGTKILFDPSIPEIENFRRSLPNDNIYPSQNITFSNSTQFYTQSYGGSQYNSDETFMNHAHVLSLGAMKKLKKETYCVTVVTTSHIRVSNGGWFFYGCHDGENDCSLKCEGSELPFVCRKSHFTTDPLIKYKLDVEVYDGDDTAKFVFWDSTLNELVGLNAKTLLDHEKKNGYGDPQEYPRHFDALMERKFAIRVKWQVGWGGMGSVLMCKDSPELIARIQEQLPIAESSCKDIRSIDSIEEELCGISESPTIQVFTQDDIDQFSRLDDGIMSTPNVSGSAENDISPSSQKTPAKRTASKEQPADSLNVDSQASSTRSGKLIKKEKI